DNA from Amycolatopsis sp. DSM 110486:
CTCCCTGTGCGGCAAGCCGAGCGATCTTCGCGCGTGGCAGGTGAGCGTGCTGCACCAACCGGACGGCCGAGGCGGCTCCGCACGCGTCCACCAGGAAGTGTGCGAAGGCGAAAGCCTCACGGTTCGGGGCCCACGCAACAACTTCCGCCTCGTCGAAGCGCCCGGGTACCTGTTCATCGCCGGCGGAATCGGGATCACTCCGATCCTGCCGATGATCGAGTCGGCCGATCGGGCGGGCGCCGAATGGTCCTTGGTCTACGGTGGCCGCAGCCGGGGCAACATGGCGTTCGCCGACGACCTGAAACAGGCTCACCGCGGCGGCGTGACCCTGGTTCCGGAGGACACCCACGGCCGCATCGATCTCGCGGGCATCCTGGCCGGAGTCTTTCCGGGTACGGCGGTTTACGTGTGCGGCCCGGAGGGTCTGCTATGCGCGGTGGAGGCGATGGCCGCGGACTTCGGAATCGCCGGCCAGATCCACCTGGAGCGGTTCACTCCCAAGACCCAGCTCGAAGAGACCGTTCTCGACAACTTCGAAGTCGAATTCGTGCGAACCGGGATCACCGTTTCAGTCGGGCCGGACGATTCGATTCTCGGCGTCGCGCGGGCGGCCGGCATTCCCGCACCGTTCTCCTGTTCGGAAGGCACGTGCGGGACCTGC
Protein-coding regions in this window:
- a CDS encoding PDR/VanB family oxidoreductase encodes the protein MASQFEAGHSGQQPRWADPENQAHDDLVMEVKAKTPITDTITQLTLVPADGRDLPAWTPGAHIDLVLGPDLVRQYSLCGKPSDLRAWQVSVLHQPDGRGGSARVHQEVCEGESLTVRGPRNNFRLVEAPGYLFIAGGIGITPILPMIESADRAGAEWSLVYGGRSRGNMAFADDLKQAHRGGVTLVPEDTHGRIDLAGILAGVFPGTAVYVCGPEGLLCAVEAMAADFGIAGQIHLERFTPKTQLEETVLDNFEVEFVRTGITVSVGPDDSILGVARAAGIPAPFSCSEGTCGTCETNIVSGRADHRDSVLSPEEQEENSTLMICISRAACPKIRLDL